A DNA window from Schistocerca gregaria isolate iqSchGreg1 unplaced genomic scaffold, iqSchGreg1.2 ptg000769l, whole genome shotgun sequence contains the following coding sequences:
- the LOC126321784 gene encoding fibrous sheath CABYR-binding protein-like, whose amino-acid sequence MATCSHYCSDTAEEEVKAIEEAKNSGNRAAGRKYDMTGQTEQAGASPAEQPEEAGASPAEQPEEAGASPAEQPEEAGASPAEQPEEAGASPAEQPEEVGASPAEQPEEAGASPAEQPEEAGASPAEQPEEAGASPAEQPEEAGASPAEQPEEAGASPAEQPEEAGASPGEQPEEAGASPAEQPEEAGASPAEQPEEAVASPAEQPEEAVASPAEQPEEAVASPAEQPEEAVASPAEQPEDAGASPVEQPEGLVPLWLRGVDGCP is encoded by the exons atggctacaTGTTCTCATTATTGCTCAGACACTGCTGAAGAAGAAGTGAAAGCTATTGAAGAAGCCAAGAATAGTGGAAACCGTGCAGCAGGAAGAAAGTACGACATGA ccgGACAGACAGAgcaggctggtgcctctccagccgagcagccagaggaggctggtgcctctccagccgagcagccagaggaggctggtgcctctccagccgagcagccagaggaggctggtgcctctccagccgagcagccagaggaggctggtgcctctccagccgagcagccagaggaggttggtgcctctccagccgagcagccagaggaggctggtgcctctccagccgagcagccagaggaggctggtgcctctccagccgagcagccagaggaggctggtgcctctccagccgagcagccagaggaggctggtgcctctccagccgagcagccagaggaggctggtgcctctccagccgagcagccagaggaggctggtgcctctccaggcgagcagccagaggaggctggtgcctctccagccgagcagccagaggaggctggtgcctctccagccgagcagccagaggaggctgttgcctctccagccgagcagccagaggaggctgttgcctctccagccgagcagccagaggaggctgttgcctctccagctgagcagccagaggaggctgttgcctctccagccgagcagccagaggatgCTGGTGCCTCTCCAGTCGAGCAGCCAGAGGGGCTGGTGCCTCTCTGGCTGAGAGGTGTGGATGGATGTCCATAG
- the LOC126321785 gene encoding polysialoglycoprotein-like — protein MQCVRLGPSCAAEMQCVRPGPQSADERQCVRPCPPSADERQCVWTGPSSADERQCVHKGPSSEDERQCIHQGPSSADERQCDRPGLPSADERQCVRPGTPSADERQCVRPGPISADERQCIRPGPPSADGRQCVRPFPPSADGRQCVRPFPASADVRQCVRPGPPSADEKQCVRPGTPSADEKQCVRPGPPSADESQCVRPGPPSADVRQCVWPCPPSAVERQCVRPGPPSAVGRQCVRPGPPSADERQCVWTGPSSADERQCFRPGPPSADEMQCVRPGTPSADEKQCVRPGPPSADESQCVRPGPPSADVRQCVWHAHQVQSGGSALGQAHQVQSGGSAFGQSHQVQTRGSAFGQAHQVLTRGSTFDQAHRVQNRGSAFDQAHRGQTRGSAFGHSHRVQTRGSAFGQAHRVQTRGSAFGQAHQVQCWAVRSVGHIRYCREAVLSAKPIRCIRELVCLAKPIRCRRDAAHSARPIRCRRE, from the coding sequence ATGCAGTGTGTTCGGCTGGGCCCATCATGTGCGGCCGAgatgcagtgcgttcggccgggcccacaaagtgcagacgagaggcagtgcgttcggccatgcccaccaagtgcagacgagaggcagtgcgtttggacaggcccatcaagtgctgacgagaggcagtgcgttcacaAAGGCCCATCAAGTgaagacgagaggcagtgcattcaccaaggcccatcaagtgcagacgagaggcagtgcgatcggccaggcctaccaagtgcagacgagagacagtgcgttcggccgggcacaccaagtgcagacgagaggcagtgcgttcggccgggcccaataagtgcagacgagaggcagtgcattaggccaggcccaccaagtgcagacgggaggcagtgcgttcgtccattcccaccaagtgcagacgggaGGCAGTGCGTTCGTCCATTCCCAGCaagtgcagacgtgaggcagtgcgttcggccaggcccaccaagtgcagacgagaagcagtgcgttcggccaggcacaCCAAGTGCAGATGagaagcagtgcgttcggccaggcccaccaagtgcagacgagagtcaGTGCGTTcgtccaggcccaccaagtgcagacgtgaggcagtgcgtttggccatgcccaccaagtgcagtcgagaggcagtgcgttcggccaggcccaccaagtgcagtcgggaggcagtgcgttcggccaggcccaccaagtgcagacgagaggcagtgcgtttggacaggcccatcaagtgctgaCGAGAGGCAGTGCTTTCGACCAggtccaccaagtgcagacgagatgcagtgcgttcggccaggcacaccaagtgcagacgagaagcagtgcgttcggccaggcccaccaagtgcagacgagagtcaGTGCGTTcgtccaggcccaccaagtgcagacgtgaggcagtgcgtttggcatgcccaccaagtgcagtcgggaggcagtgcgctcggccaggcccaccaagtgcagtcgggaggcagtgcgttcggccagtcccaccaagtgcagacgagaggcagtgcgtttggacaggcccatcaagtgctgaCGAGAGGCAGTACGTTCGaccaggcccatcgagtgcagaATAGAGGCAGTGCATTCGACCAGGCCCATCGAgggcagacgagaggcagtgcgttcggccattcccatcgagtgcagacgagaggcagtgcgttcggccaggcccatcgagtgcagacgagaggcagtgcgttcggccaggcacaTCAAGTGCAGTGTTGGGCAGTGCGTTCGGTCGGGCACATCAGGTAttgtcgtgaggcagtgctgtcggcaaagccCATCAGGTGCATTCGTGAGTTAGTGTGTTTGGccaagcccatcaggtgcagacgagacgCAGCGCAttcagcaaggcccatcaggtgcagacgagagtgA
- the LOC126321786 gene encoding uncharacterized protein LOC126321786, giving the protein MHIKFRRKAVLSSRHNRFRREAVLSARHIRFRREAVLSACRIKCTQSQCVRPGPSSADMKQCVHPGPTIADERQCDRPGPPSADERQCVRPGPPSADEWQCVWPGPPSADERQCVRPVPPSADERQCVRQGPPSADERQCVRPSPPSADERQCVHPVATSADERQCVRPGPPSADERQCVRPAPPSADVRKCVRQCPPSAVGRQ; this is encoded by the coding sequence atgcACATCAAGTTCAGACGTAAGGCGGTGCTGTCGTCAAGGCACAACAggttcagacgtgaggcagtgctgtcggcaaggcacataaggttcagacgtgaggcagtgctgtcagcatgTCGGATCAAGTGCACTCAAagccagtgcgttcggccaggcccatctagTGCAGACATGAAGCAGTGCGTTCACCCAGGCCCAAcaattgcagacgagaggcagtgcgatcggccaggcccaccaagtgcagacgagagacagtgcgttcggccaggcccaccaagtgcagacgagtggCAGTGCGTTTGGCCGggaccaccaagtgcagacgaaaggcagtgcgttcggccggtcccaccaagtgcagacgagaggcagtgcgttcggcagggcccaccaagtgcagacgagaggcagtgcgttcggccgtccccaccaagtgcagacgagaggcagtgcgttcaccCAGTCGCAACAAGcgcagatgagaggcagtgcgttcggccaggcccaccaagtgcagacgagaggcagtgcgttcggccagctcCACCAAGTGCAGACGTGAGGAAGTGCGTTCGGCAATGCCCACCAAGTGCAGTCGGGAGGCAGtga
- the LOC126321787 gene encoding synapsin-1-like — protein MRGSVFGQAHQVQTRGSAFGRAHQVQTRGSAFGQSHQVQARGSAFGRAHQVQTRGSAFGQAHQVQKRGSAFGRDHRVQTRGVRSARPIECRREAVRSARPIECRREAVRSVRLTNCRQRQRVRPGSPSADERQCVAPGPLSADERQCVGPGAPSADERQCVGPGPPSAEKRQCVRSGPPSAEERQCVRPGPPSADERQRVRPGPPSADERQRVRPGPPSADERQSVRPDPPSADERRCVRLGPPSADEKQCVRPGPPSTDERQCVGPGPPSADERQWVRPGPPSADERQCVRPGPPSADERQCVRPGPPSADERQCVGHANQVKEAVRTTKPTK, from the coding sequence atgagaggcagtgtgttcggccaggcccatcaagtgcagacgagaggcagtgcgttcggccgggcccatcaagtgcagacgagaggcagtgcgttcggccaatcCCATCAAGTGCaggcgagaggcagtgcgttcggcagggcccatcaagtgcagacaagaggcagtgcgttcggccaagcaCATCAAGTGCAgaagagaggcagtgcgttcggccgggaccatcgagtgcagacgagaggagtgcgttcggccaggcccatcgagtgcagacgtgaggcagtgcgttcggccaggcccatcgagtgcagacgagaggcagtgcgatcgGTCAGGCTTACTAACTGCAGAcagaggcagcgcgttcggccaggctcaccaagtgcagacgagaggcagtgcgtagcTCCAGGCCCactaagtgcagacgagaggcagtgcgttgggCCAGgtgcaccaagtgcagacgagaggcagtgtgttgggccaggcccaccaagtgcagaaaagaggcagtgcgttcggtcaggcccaccaagtgcagaagagaggcagtgcgttcggccaggcccaccaagtgcagacgagaggcagcgcgttcggccaggcccaccaagtgcagacgagaggcagcgcgttcggccaggtccaccaagtgcagacgagaggcagtccgTTCGGCCagacccaccaagtgcagacgagaggcggtGCGTTCGGctaggcccaccaagtgcagacgagaagcagtgcgttcggccaggcccaccaagtacagacgagaggcagtgcgttgggccaggcccaccaagtgcagacgagaggcagtgggttcgaccaggcccaccaagtgcagacgagaggcagtgcgttcgaccaggcccaccaagtgcagacgagaggcagtgcgttcgaccaggcccaccaagtgcagacgagaggcagtgcgtcggccatgccaaccaagtgaaagaggcagtgcgtacAACCaagccaaccaagtga